In Dermacentor andersoni chromosome 4, qqDerAnde1_hic_scaffold, whole genome shotgun sequence, the following proteins share a genomic window:
- the LOC126536165 gene encoding monocarboxylate transporter 5-like isoform X3, with amino-acid sequence MDSPRSWVVAAACCWINVFTFSLIRSAAVTYVALLHAFPVTRERASWPVNITVVCYFLTGPIAGVLARYIPIWKLSVVGCLGGSLAICVCFFAPSMLFLDIFLGVVHGTSIGLLSLFSVVVNEHFLKYRAAASGIANAGFTVGGLVFPPVMKALEEKYGIHGTFLIFGAAMLNSVAGALLQRTPPVTQPERDKTGASIHDSDGRDGILENGDELVRPLRCSDYPHQLDDADLCGCNRTPDQCCQKFNLLTAEGCDVDGDQPQREETKLGSTVSSDFNHSKKDVYFLAEKHSVPELVANNGIQKPLNGGPKSAKRDYFLSFLLLPEYYLITLSFSTIHFNMTTYNTVVVDFGVDRGLSAWNAVYLMSAYAMADLLARLGSGLITDRKYLRKSTMMGSHLALWGALLCLMPMCSSYPSQVALSVLFGWCNGSTIILIVVLFMELVGIDKVGVCFGSANALAGLVGLARPLLIGFFRDTHGDYAGLFSLIGGMTMCVSLLWLYYRVRERGSSTRKDGHSSRTRPKPRDRVSTS; translated from the exons ATGGATTCGCCTCGCAGTTGGGTGGTCGCAGCGGCTTGCTGCTGGATAAATGTTTTCACTTTCTCCCTGATCCGCTCGGCCGCCGTGACGTACGTGGCGCTGCTGCATGCCTTCCCGGTGACCAGGGAACGGGCGTCGTGGCCCGTCAACATTACTGTCGTCTGCTACTTCCTTACAG GTCCCATTGCCGGAGTCCTGGCCAGGTACATACCGATATGGAAGCTGTCCGTGGTCGGTTGCCTCGGCGGTTCTCTCGCCATATGCGTCTGCTTCTTCGCGCCCTCCATGCTTTTCCTGGACATCTTCCTTGGTGTCGTCCACG GCACCAGTATCGGTTTGCTGAGCCTCTTCAGCGTCGTGGTAAACGAGCACTTTCTCAAGTACCGTGCAGCGGCCTCCGGCATCGCCAACGCGGGCTTCACAGTCGGAGGACTTGTATTCCCGCCGGTCATGAAGGCGCTGGAAGAGAAATACGGAATCCACGGCACATTCTTGATTTTCGGAGCCGCCATGCTCAACTCGGTGGCAGGTGCTTTGCTGCAACGCACGCCGCCGGTGACTCAACCGGAACGGGACAAAACTGGAGCCTCAATCCACGATTCGGATGGAAGAGATGGTATCCTCGAAAATGGCGACGAACTCGTGAGACCCCTTCGGTGTTCCGATTATCCACACCAACTCGATGACGCAGACCTTTGTGGATGCAACCGTACTCCCGATCAATGTTGCCAAAAGTTCAATCTTTTGACAGCTGAAGGGTGCGACGTCGATGGCGATCAACCTCAAAGGGAAGAAACAAAGCTTGGTAGCACTGTTTCAAGCGACTTCAACCACTCGAAAAAGGACGTTTACTTTCTGGCGGAGAAGCACTCTGTACCAGAGCTAGTTGCAAATAACGGAATTCAAAAACCTTTGAACGGAGGGCCTAAAAGTGCCAAAAGAGattattttctctcttttctcttatTACCTGAATATTATCTCATCACCCTTTCCTTTTCCACCATACACTTTAACATGACTACGTATAATACTGTCGTAGTCGACTTCGGAGTGGACCGTGGGCTGTCTGCGTGGAACGCGGTTTACCTGATGTCAGCCTACGCGATGGCCGACCTGCTGGCTCGACTCGGCTCTGGTTTGATCACGGACAGAAAGTACTTGCGAAAGAGCACGATGATGGGGTCTCACCTGGCGCTGTGGGGCGCATTGCTGTGCCTGATGCCCATGTGCAGCTCGTATCCAAGCCAGGTGGCTCTGTCAGTCTTGTTTGGCTGGTGCAATGGCTCAACGATAATACTTATAGTGGTGCTCTTCATGGAGCTGGTGGGCATCGACAAGGTCGGCGTCTGCTTCGGAAGTGCTAATGCACTCGCTGGACTTGTGGGACTCGCAAGGCCGTTGCTAATAG GATTCTTCAGAGATACTCACGGGGACTACGCTGGCTTATTCAGCCTCATCGGGGGAATGACGATGTGCGTGTCTCTGCTGTGGTTGTATTATCGTGTCAGAGAACGGGGCTCGTCAACGAGAAAAGATGGCCACTCGTCGAGAACCCGCCCAAAACCAAGGGACCGCGTCTCAACATCGTGA
- the LOC126536164 gene encoding uncharacterized protein, with protein MDSSRSWLVAAGCCWVNIFCVVMIRSGAIVYVGIIETFQVTREEATWPGTASATCYFTAALVAGVLARHVAVWKITFTACIVAATSVSLCFFANGVTYLALLYGVVHGWSVGHVTLSSTVINQHFVKYRAVASGLNLAGFSVGGLIFPPTIQYFIDQFGFRGAFLLAGGTILNATVGTLLQRIPAPEQPGQAIDKPAKPFEVSDRSVPGSGTISSAPVVPEVNCKPAFDPDKAFQAESVRSIRVADGDDKEEVIGVYGAPRGRHSWKCGEENDGFEPCETTSRQVSKENIHVIPCTGRSSSLKEKFSSGAREAESARKRTTSAMATLGVPNQGVRPAEYGACNEIRDRATHFQPTVQNTEHNYGAEHSPSELSATRVEMADTKEARKLPGGVKAKLLAAKELLSFLALTKFYAVVLSKIVMVTNSSIFSTVIIDFALDHGIDRWKALTLISAFTATDLMARLTSGWITDRKIFSRSTFVALCMAIWTAVDICFAFVHSYAVLVILSGVAGWCNGSVQPLVPVLYMEVVDISRFSLAYGLSSFLVGLTAFARPSLAGYFRDTLGNYSGLFLTIAAFTALCTMRWIYAAVQERCCRGGRKK; from the exons ATGGACTCCTCCAGGAGCTGGCTCGTGGCAGCCGGCTGCTGCTGGGTCAACATCTTCTGCGTCGTCATGATCCGATCCGGAGCCATCGTCTACGTCGGCATCATAGAGACCTTCCAGGTGACGCGAGAAGAAGCCACCTGGCCGGGCACCGCATCGGCCACATGCTATTTCACTGCAG CCCTGGTCGCGGGTGTACTTGCGAGGCACGTGGCAGTGTGGAAGATTACCTTCACTGCGTGCATTGTCGCTGCCACCTCTGTGTCGTTATGCTTCTTTGCCAACGGCGTCACCTACCTTGCCCTTCTGTACGGAGTCGTTCATG GGTGGAGTGTCGGCCACGTAACCCTGTCAAGCACGGTGATCAACCAGCACTTCGTCAAGTACCGCGCCGTGGCCTCTGGTCTCAACCTGGCTGGCTTCTCCGTGGGTGGCCTCATCTTCCCGCCGACAATCCAGTATTTCATTGACCAGTTCGGCTTTCGGGGTGCATTTTTACTCGCCGGGGGGACCATACTTAATGCGACCGTCGGCACGCTCCTACAGCGCATACCCGCGCCAGAACAGCCTGGTCAAGCGATAGACAAACCTGCCAAACCTTTCGAGGTCAGTGATAGGAGCGTACCTGGGTCAGGTACCATCTCTTCAGCGCCTGTCGTTCCAGAAGTCAACTGCAAACCGGCCTTCGATCCAGACAAGGCCTTTCAAGCAGAAAGCGTTCGTTCTATCAGGGTAGCGGACGGTGACGACAAAGAAGAGGTGATTGGAGTCTATGGAGCGCCTCGCGGAAGACACAGTTGGAAATGTGGCGAGGAAAATGATGGCTTCGAGCCTTGTGAAACCACAAGTAGACAGGTATCGAAAGAAAACATTCATGTGATTCCGTGCACGGGGCGTTCTTCGAGCTTGAAGGAAAAATTTAGTAGCGGCGCACGGGAAGCCGAAAGCGCGAGAAAACGAACAACGTCGGCGATGGCAACTTTAGGAGTCCCAAACCAAGGTGTCCGCCCGGCGGAATACGGTGCTTGCAATGAAATTCGGGATCGTGCCACGCACTTTCAGCCTACAGTACAAAATACAGAGCATAACTATGGCGCGGAGCATTCGCCTAGCGAACTTTCGGCGACTCGCGTTGAAATGGCGGATACGAAAGAGGCGCGAAAGCTCCCTGGAGGCGTAAAGGCTAAACTACTGGCCGCCAAGGAACTATTGAGTTTCCTCGCGCTCACCAAGTTCTATGCTGTAGTTCTTTCCAAGATTGTGATGGTGACAAATTCAAGTATATTTTCAACCGTCATCATCGACTTTGCCCTGGACCACGGCATAGACAGGTGGAAGGCGCTCACTTTGATCTCGGCGTTCACTGCCACGGACCTGATGGCCAGGCTTACGTCTGGGTGGATCACGGACCGAAAAATCTTCTCGAGGAGCACATTTGTGGCACTTTGCATGGCGATCTGGACAGCCGTCGACATTTGCTTCGCGTTTGTTCACTCGTACGCCGTGCTCGTCATTTTGTCCGGCGTCGCCGGCTGGTGCAACGGTTCGGTGCAGCCACTGGTGCCCGTGTTGTACATGGAAGTGGTGGACATCAGCCGCTTCAGCCTGGCCTATGGGCTCAGCTCCTTCTTAGTGGGACTTACAGCATTTGCGAGGCCCTCCCTAGCAG GTTACTTCCGAGACACGCTGGGAAACTACTCTGGCCTGTTCCTCACAATAGCGGCGTTCACGGCACTTTGTACGATGCGTTGGATTTACGCTGCCGTGCAAGAAAGATGCTGTCGGGGCGGACGGAAGAAATAA
- the LOC126536165 gene encoding monocarboxylate transporter 5-like isoform X2, giving the protein MRAAYVLQSHGIHVAAYKHGFASQLGGRSGLLLDKCFHFLPDPLGRRDVRGAAACLPGDQGTGVVARQHYCRLLLPYRQYTAGPIAGVLARYIPIWKLSVVGCLGGSLAICVCFFAPSMLFLDIFLGVVHGTSIGLLSLFSVVVNEHFLKYRAAASGIANAGFTVGGLVFPPVMKALEEKYGIHGTFLIFGAAMLNSVAGALLQRTPPVTQPERDKTGASIHDSDGRDGILENGDELVRPLRCSDYPHQLDDADLCGCNRTPDQCCQKFNLLTAEGCDVDGDQPQREETKLGSTVSSDFNHSKKDVYFLAEKHSVPELVANNGIQKPLNGGPKSAKRDYFLSFLLLPEYYLITLSFSTIHFNMTTYNTVVVDFGVDRGLSAWNAVYLMSAYAMADLLARLGSGLITDRKYLRKSTMMGSHLALWGALLCLMPMCSSYPSQVALSVLFGWCNGSTIILIVVLFMELVGIDKVGVCFGSANALAGLVGLARPLLIGFFRDTHGDYAGLFSLIGGMTMCVSLLWLYYRVRERGSSTRKDGHSSRTRPKPRDRVSTS; this is encoded by the exons ATGCGCGCTGCGTATGTCTTGCAGTCCCATGGCATACACGTTGCGGCGTATAAGCATGGATTCGCCTCGCAGTTGGGTGGTCGCAGCGGCTTGCTGCTGGATAAATGTTTTCACTTTCTCCCTGATCCGCTCGGCCGCCGTGACGTACGTGGCGCTGCTGCATGCCTTCCCGGTGACCAGGGAACGGGCGTCGTGGCCCGTCAACATTACTGTCGTCTGCTACTTCCTTACAG ACAATATACCGCAGGTCCCATTGCCGGAGTCCTGGCCAGGTACATACCGATATGGAAGCTGTCCGTGGTCGGTTGCCTCGGCGGTTCTCTCGCCATATGCGTCTGCTTCTTCGCGCCCTCCATGCTTTTCCTGGACATCTTCCTTGGTGTCGTCCACG GCACCAGTATCGGTTTGCTGAGCCTCTTCAGCGTCGTGGTAAACGAGCACTTTCTCAAGTACCGTGCAGCGGCCTCCGGCATCGCCAACGCGGGCTTCACAGTCGGAGGACTTGTATTCCCGCCGGTCATGAAGGCGCTGGAAGAGAAATACGGAATCCACGGCACATTCTTGATTTTCGGAGCCGCCATGCTCAACTCGGTGGCAGGTGCTTTGCTGCAACGCACGCCGCCGGTGACTCAACCGGAACGGGACAAAACTGGAGCCTCAATCCACGATTCGGATGGAAGAGATGGTATCCTCGAAAATGGCGACGAACTCGTGAGACCCCTTCGGTGTTCCGATTATCCACACCAACTCGATGACGCAGACCTTTGTGGATGCAACCGTACTCCCGATCAATGTTGCCAAAAGTTCAATCTTTTGACAGCTGAAGGGTGCGACGTCGATGGCGATCAACCTCAAAGGGAAGAAACAAAGCTTGGTAGCACTGTTTCAAGCGACTTCAACCACTCGAAAAAGGACGTTTACTTTCTGGCGGAGAAGCACTCTGTACCAGAGCTAGTTGCAAATAACGGAATTCAAAAACCTTTGAACGGAGGGCCTAAAAGTGCCAAAAGAGattattttctctcttttctcttatTACCTGAATATTATCTCATCACCCTTTCCTTTTCCACCATACACTTTAACATGACTACGTATAATACTGTCGTAGTCGACTTCGGAGTGGACCGTGGGCTGTCTGCGTGGAACGCGGTTTACCTGATGTCAGCCTACGCGATGGCCGACCTGCTGGCTCGACTCGGCTCTGGTTTGATCACGGACAGAAAGTACTTGCGAAAGAGCACGATGATGGGGTCTCACCTGGCGCTGTGGGGCGCATTGCTGTGCCTGATGCCCATGTGCAGCTCGTATCCAAGCCAGGTGGCTCTGTCAGTCTTGTTTGGCTGGTGCAATGGCTCAACGATAATACTTATAGTGGTGCTCTTCATGGAGCTGGTGGGCATCGACAAGGTCGGCGTCTGCTTCGGAAGTGCTAATGCACTCGCTGGACTTGTGGGACTCGCAAGGCCGTTGCTAATAG GATTCTTCAGAGATACTCACGGGGACTACGCTGGCTTATTCAGCCTCATCGGGGGAATGACGATGTGCGTGTCTCTGCTGTGGTTGTATTATCGTGTCAGAGAACGGGGCTCGTCAACGAGAAAAGATGGCCACTCGTCGAGAACCCGCCCAAAACCAAGGGACCGCGTCTCAACATCGTGA
- the LOC126536165 gene encoding monocarboxylate transporter 5-like isoform X1, with amino-acid sequence MVTGLFFFSRLCRILKKIVCRRQHSSSHRAGYYSKRRTELAREVEMHNRLINKISGTKVLNLLLYGFSCIDCDVNATSGIFFFFFFLLWAGLHRALFHRQYTAGPIAGVLARYIPIWKLSVVGCLGGSLAICVCFFAPSMLFLDIFLGVVHGTSIGLLSLFSVVVNEHFLKYRAAASGIANAGFTVGGLVFPPVMKALEEKYGIHGTFLIFGAAMLNSVAGALLQRTPPVTQPERDKTGASIHDSDGRDGILENGDELVRPLRCSDYPHQLDDADLCGCNRTPDQCCQKFNLLTAEGCDVDGDQPQREETKLGSTVSSDFNHSKKDVYFLAEKHSVPELVANNGIQKPLNGGPKSAKRDYFLSFLLLPEYYLITLSFSTIHFNMTTYNTVVVDFGVDRGLSAWNAVYLMSAYAMADLLARLGSGLITDRKYLRKSTMMGSHLALWGALLCLMPMCSSYPSQVALSVLFGWCNGSTIILIVVLFMELVGIDKVGVCFGSANALAGLVGLARPLLIGFFRDTHGDYAGLFSLIGGMTMCVSLLWLYYRVRERGSSTRKDGHSSRTRPKPRDRVSTS; translated from the exons ATGGTTActgggctattttttttttctagattatgcagaattctaaaaaaaatcGTCTGTCGAAGACAGCACAGTTCTAGTCATCGAGCTGGATATTACTCGAAAAGGCGTACAGAACTTGCGCGAGAAgtcgaaatgcataatcgactaattaacaaaatttcggGGACAAAAGTTTTAAACTTATTACTTTACGGCTTTAGTTGCATTGACTGTGACGTCAATGCAACttcggggattttttttttttttttttttctgctgtgggCAGGTTTGCACCGCGCTCTCTTCCACAGACAATATACCGCAGGTCCCATTGCCGGAGTCCTGGCCAGGTACATACCGATATGGAAGCTGTCCGTGGTCGGTTGCCTCGGCGGTTCTCTCGCCATATGCGTCTGCTTCTTCGCGCCCTCCATGCTTTTCCTGGACATCTTCCTTGGTGTCGTCCACG GCACCAGTATCGGTTTGCTGAGCCTCTTCAGCGTCGTGGTAAACGAGCACTTTCTCAAGTACCGTGCAGCGGCCTCCGGCATCGCCAACGCGGGCTTCACAGTCGGAGGACTTGTATTCCCGCCGGTCATGAAGGCGCTGGAAGAGAAATACGGAATCCACGGCACATTCTTGATTTTCGGAGCCGCCATGCTCAACTCGGTGGCAGGTGCTTTGCTGCAACGCACGCCGCCGGTGACTCAACCGGAACGGGACAAAACTGGAGCCTCAATCCACGATTCGGATGGAAGAGATGGTATCCTCGAAAATGGCGACGAACTCGTGAGACCCCTTCGGTGTTCCGATTATCCACACCAACTCGATGACGCAGACCTTTGTGGATGCAACCGTACTCCCGATCAATGTTGCCAAAAGTTCAATCTTTTGACAGCTGAAGGGTGCGACGTCGATGGCGATCAACCTCAAAGGGAAGAAACAAAGCTTGGTAGCACTGTTTCAAGCGACTTCAACCACTCGAAAAAGGACGTTTACTTTCTGGCGGAGAAGCACTCTGTACCAGAGCTAGTTGCAAATAACGGAATTCAAAAACCTTTGAACGGAGGGCCTAAAAGTGCCAAAAGAGattattttctctcttttctcttatTACCTGAATATTATCTCATCACCCTTTCCTTTTCCACCATACACTTTAACATGACTACGTATAATACTGTCGTAGTCGACTTCGGAGTGGACCGTGGGCTGTCTGCGTGGAACGCGGTTTACCTGATGTCAGCCTACGCGATGGCCGACCTGCTGGCTCGACTCGGCTCTGGTTTGATCACGGACAGAAAGTACTTGCGAAAGAGCACGATGATGGGGTCTCACCTGGCGCTGTGGGGCGCATTGCTGTGCCTGATGCCCATGTGCAGCTCGTATCCAAGCCAGGTGGCTCTGTCAGTCTTGTTTGGCTGGTGCAATGGCTCAACGATAATACTTATAGTGGTGCTCTTCATGGAGCTGGTGGGCATCGACAAGGTCGGCGTCTGCTTCGGAAGTGCTAATGCACTCGCTGGACTTGTGGGACTCGCAAGGCCGTTGCTAATAG GATTCTTCAGAGATACTCACGGGGACTACGCTGGCTTATTCAGCCTCATCGGGGGAATGACGATGTGCGTGTCTCTGCTGTGGTTGTATTATCGTGTCAGAGAACGGGGCTCGTCAACGAGAAAAGATGGCCACTCGTCGAGAACCCGCCCAAAACCAAGGGACCGCGTCTCAACATCGTGA